In Solanum pennellii chromosome 7, SPENNV200, the following are encoded in one genomic region:
- the LOC114077987 gene encoding uncharacterized protein LOC114077987: protein MNPPIFTGSMPVEDPHEFVKEVLKILVAMGATEIEKVELASYQLKDVTQACCKMWQDSRVLGGGLITWELFKTVFLERFFPREMREAMVDEFINFKQGSMTVREYSLKFIKLSMYGTSFLSNSRDEMSRFLKGISEDLEEECRDAMLHDSMDLSTLMVHVQQVENNRKKRRVRQVRRRNPSNQKVSSSGGGRSTF, encoded by the coding sequence atgaatcctccaatcTTTACAGGATCCATGCCTGTAGAGGATCCTCATGAGTTCGTGAAGGAGGTCCTGAAGATTCTGGTGGCAATGGGGGCCACGGAGATCGAGAAAGTTGAGCTGGCTTCGTACCAGCTAAAGGATGTTACACAAGCTTGctgcaagatgtggcaggatagcagAGTGTTGGGCGGAGGTCTTATCACATGGGAGTTGTTTAAGACGGTCTTTCTAGAGAggttcttccctagagagatgagagagGCTATGGTTGATGAGTTTATCAACTTTAAGCAGGGCTCGATGActgtcagggagtattccctaaaattcataaaattgtcCATGTATGGCACTTCCTTTTTGTCGAACAGCAGGGACGAGATGAGTAGGTTCCTTAAAGGAATCTCAGAGGActtggaggaggagtgtcgggaTGCGATGCTACATGATAGCAtggacttgtccacattgatggTTCATGTCCAGCAGGTTGAAAACAACAGGAAGAAGAGGAGAGTCCGTCAGGTCAGGAGACGTAACCCTTCTAACCAGAAAGTTTCCAGCAGTGGTGGTGGCAGGAGCACTTTCTGA